The following coding sequences are from one Nilaparvata lugens isolate BPH chromosome 6, ASM1435652v1, whole genome shotgun sequence window:
- the LOC111064341 gene encoding actin-related protein 6 isoform X2, producing the protein MVENVFILDNGAYSAKVEFSKAKKPKIVPNCIVKAKAQRRRFIGNQVDECGDLSSLFYILPFQKGYLLNWEVQKTVWDYIFSKECCPVNFSETPLIVTEPYFNFNSIQEVMHEIFFEEYECQSLLKMNAGDLCNYNYRKNNPQALCCLVVDTGYSFTHIAPYIKDKKYKPGIRRIDVGGKVLTNHLKEIISYRQLHVMDETYVMNQVKEDACYVSQDFIRDMETAKHSKEKARDYVLPDFTSIRRGYVRAAGQPDEGGHQILHLNNEQFAVPEVLLRPSDIGISQMGITEAIVNSVASCPEEVRPHLFNNVLIVGGCAKFPGFQQRVQRELRSMTPEEFDVRVTIPEDPITYAWQGGTVLSQDPEFYTYCVSKEEYDEEGHALCFEKFDTN; encoded by the exons atggttgaaaatgttttcattttggACAATGGTGCTTACTCTGCCAAAGTTGAATTCTCAAAAGCAAAAAAGCCCAA AATTGTTCCAAACTGCATCGTGAAAGCAAAAGCCCAGAGACGCCGATTCATTGGTAATCAAGTGGATGAGTGTGGTGATCTTTCAAGTCTCTTCTATATTCTGCCATTCCAAAAG GGTTATTTACTAAATTGGGAAGTACAAAAGACTGTTTGGGACTACATATTTAGCAAAGAATGCTGTCCTGTCAATTTTTCTGAAACACCGTTGATAGTAACTGAACCTTATTTCAACTTTAACTCCATTCAAGAAGTGatgcatgaaatatttttcgaagaaTATGAATGTCAGTCGCTCCTGAAAATGAATG CTGGGGATCTATGCAATTACAACTACAGGAAGAATAACCCTCAAGCTTTGTGCTGTCTTGTGGTAGACACAGGTTACAGTTTCACTCATATCGCACCCTATATCAAGGACAAAAAGTACAAGCCTGGAATCAGAAGAATTGATGTGGGTGGCAAGGTTTTGACCAATCATTTAAAAGAGATCATTTCTTACAG ACAACTACATGTTATGGATGAGACCTACGTTATGAATCAAGTCAAAGAAGACGCATGCTACGTGTCACAAGATTTCATCAGAGACATGGAAACTGCAAAGCACTCGAAGGAAAAGGCCAGAGACTACGTTCTTCCAGATTTCACATCAATAAGACGCGGCTACGTTAGAGCAGCCGGCCAGCCGGATGAGGGAGGTCAT CAAATCCTGCACCTGAATAACGAGCAGTTCGCGGTGCCAGAGGTGCTGCTTCGTCCGTCGGACATCGGCATCTCGCAGATGGGCATCACAGAGGCGATCGTCAACAGTGTGGCCAGCTGCCCCGAGGAGGTGCGGCCGCATCTCTTCAACAATGTGCTGATAGTGGGCGGATGCGCCAAGTTCCCCGGATTCCAGCAGAGGGTGCAACGGGAGCTCAGGTCGATGACCCCGGAGGAGTTCGATGTGCGAGTCACCATTCCCGAAGA CCCGATCACATACGCTTGGCAAGGTGGAACTGTTCTCAGTCAAGACCCGGAATTCTACACATATTGTGTCTCCAAAGAGGAATATGACGAGGAAGGACATGCATTGTGCTTTGAAAAATTCGATAC
- the LOC111064341 gene encoding actin-related protein 6 isoform X1: MVENVFILDNGAYSAKVEFSKAKKPKIVPNCIVKAKAQRRRFIGNQVDECGDLSSLFYILPFQKGYLLNWEVQKTVWDYIFSKECCPVNFSETPLIVTEPYFNFNSIQEVMHEIFFEEYECQSLLKMNAGDLCNYNYRKNNPQALCCLVVDTGYSFTHIAPYIKDKKYKPGIRRIDVGGKVLTNHLKEIISYRQLHVMDETYVMNQVKEDACYVSQDFIRDMETAKHSKEKARDYVLPDFTSIRRGYVRAAGQPDEGGHQILHLNNEQFAVPEVLLRPSDIGISQMGITEAIVNSVASCPEEVRPHLFNNVLIVGGCAKFPGFQQRVQRELRSMTPEEFDVRVTIPEDPITYAWQGGTVLSQDPEFYTYCVSKEEYDEEGHALCFEKFDTGRSG; this comes from the exons atggttgaaaatgttttcattttggACAATGGTGCTTACTCTGCCAAAGTTGAATTCTCAAAAGCAAAAAAGCCCAA AATTGTTCCAAACTGCATCGTGAAAGCAAAAGCCCAGAGACGCCGATTCATTGGTAATCAAGTGGATGAGTGTGGTGATCTTTCAAGTCTCTTCTATATTCTGCCATTCCAAAAG GGTTATTTACTAAATTGGGAAGTACAAAAGACTGTTTGGGACTACATATTTAGCAAAGAATGCTGTCCTGTCAATTTTTCTGAAACACCGTTGATAGTAACTGAACCTTATTTCAACTTTAACTCCATTCAAGAAGTGatgcatgaaatatttttcgaagaaTATGAATGTCAGTCGCTCCTGAAAATGAATG CTGGGGATCTATGCAATTACAACTACAGGAAGAATAACCCTCAAGCTTTGTGCTGTCTTGTGGTAGACACAGGTTACAGTTTCACTCATATCGCACCCTATATCAAGGACAAAAAGTACAAGCCTGGAATCAGAAGAATTGATGTGGGTGGCAAGGTTTTGACCAATCATTTAAAAGAGATCATTTCTTACAG ACAACTACATGTTATGGATGAGACCTACGTTATGAATCAAGTCAAAGAAGACGCATGCTACGTGTCACAAGATTTCATCAGAGACATGGAAACTGCAAAGCACTCGAAGGAAAAGGCCAGAGACTACGTTCTTCCAGATTTCACATCAATAAGACGCGGCTACGTTAGAGCAGCCGGCCAGCCGGATGAGGGAGGTCAT CAAATCCTGCACCTGAATAACGAGCAGTTCGCGGTGCCAGAGGTGCTGCTTCGTCCGTCGGACATCGGCATCTCGCAGATGGGCATCACAGAGGCGATCGTCAACAGTGTGGCCAGCTGCCCCGAGGAGGTGCGGCCGCATCTCTTCAACAATGTGCTGATAGTGGGCGGATGCGCCAAGTTCCCCGGATTCCAGCAGAGGGTGCAACGGGAGCTCAGGTCGATGACCCCGGAGGAGTTCGATGTGCGAGTCACCATTCCCGAAGA CCCGATCACATACGCTTGGCAAGGTGGAACTGTTCTCAGTCAAGACCCGGAATTCTACACATATTGTGTCTCCAAAGAGGAATATGACGAGGAAGGACATGCATTGTGCTTTGAAAAATTCGATAC
- the LOC111064348 gene encoding telomere length and silencing protein 1 homolog — translation MSNEDIKIKFVPKKRPVRKRRNSDDSGDESSEESSVMSKLEEMKNLQKLRGRPNGVSVVSLALGQKVSEVEECLVSDPFKVKSGGLIDMHALKNGQVQKVDDAYDTGIGTQFSAETNKRDEDEEMMKYIEDQLSKRKGKLTEEGEEAEEGKGKYCSPEEAALQAVPNHLRASSTHRSEEMLSNQMLSGIPEVDLGIDAKIRNIEATEEAKLKLLWDQRCKKDGPSQFVPTNMAVNFVQHNRFNIEESGPPKKRDKVEVDKKKVTVEKRNRENGEKATDDYHYEKFKKQFRRY, via the exons ATGTCTAACGAGGATATCAAGATAAAGTTCGTTCCAAAAAAGAGGCCAGTGAGGAAACGTCGTAACTCAGATGACAGTGGTGATGAAAGCAGCGAAGAATCAAGTGTTAT gTCGAAATTGGAAGAGATGAAGAATTTACAGAAGCTGAGAGGAAGACCGAATGGTGTGAGTGTTGTCAGCCTTGCCCTTGGTCAGAAAGTTTCAGAGGTCGAAGAATGTCTAGTG tcTGATCCTTTCAAGGTGAAATCAGGAGGTTTAATTGACATGCATGCTCTTAAAAATGGTCAAGTGCAGAAAGTTGATGATGCTTACGATACCGGCATTGGCACTCAGTTCTCAGCAGAAACCAATAAGAGAGACGAAGATGAAGAAAT GATGAAATACATTGAAGATCAGCTGTCGAAGAGGAAAGGAAAGCTGACGGAGGAGGgtgaggaggcggaggagggGAAAGGCAAGTACTGTTCGCCTGAGGAGGCCGCCCTGCAGGCAGTGCCCAATCACCTCAGGGCCTCCTCCACGCATCGATCCGAGGAGATGTTGTCCAATCAGATGCTCAGCGGTATTCCTGAAGTCGATCTCGGCATAGA TGCAAAAATACGAAACATTGAGGCAACAGAGGAAGCAAAACTGAAACTTCTGTGGGATCAGAGGTGCAAAAAAGATGGACCGTCGCAGTTTGTTCCCACAAATATGGCCGTCAATTTTGTACAACATAATCGAT TCAACATAGAAGAATCAGGTCCACCCAAGAAGCGAGACAAAGTGGAAGTTGATAAGAAGAAAGTGACTGTTGAGAAACGCAACAGAGAGAACGGTGAAAAGGCAACAGATGATTACCATTACGAAAAGTTCAAAAAACAGTTTCGTAGATATTAA